The Siniperca chuatsi isolate FFG_IHB_CAS linkage group LG7, ASM2008510v1, whole genome shotgun sequence genome includes a window with the following:
- the serpinh1b gene encoding serpin H1b, which translates to MWMTNVVALCLLALVASAEDKKLSSHATTLADNSANLAFSLYHNMAKEKDTENIIISPVVVASSLGMLALGGKASTASQVKTVLSADKLKDEHLHAGLSELLSEVSDAKTRNTTWKINNRLYGPSSVSFADDFVKNSKKHYNYDHSKVNFRDKRSAVSSINEWAAKSTGGKLPEVTKDVQNPDGAMIVNAMFFKPHWDEKFHDKMVDTRGFLVTRSFTVSVPMMHRTGLYDFYEDTENRIFVLNMPLGQKQASMILIMPYHLEPLERLEKLLTRKQVDTWLSKMENRAVAISLPKVSMEVSHNLQKHLAELGLTEAVDKAKADLSNISGKKDLYLSNVLHASALELDVDGNPYDTSIFGTDKLRNPKLFYVDHPFIFLVKDNKTNSIMYIGRVVRPKGDKMRDEL; encoded by the exons atgtGGATGACAAACGTTGTAGCTCTTTGTCTGCTGGCCCTCGTGGCCTCTGCAGAGGACAAGAAGCTGAGCAGCCATGCCACCACGCTGGCTGATAACAGCGCCAATCTGGCCTTCAG CCTCTACCACAACATGGCTAaggagaaagacacagagaacaTCATCATCTCTCCTGTAGTGGTGGCCTCTTCTCTGGGGATGTTGGCGCTTGGCGGCAAGGCCTCCACTGCCTCCCAGGTCAAAACTGTCCTCAGTGCTGACAAACTGAAGGATGAGCATCTGCATGCAGGCCTGTCCGAACTGCTCTCAGAG GTGAGCGATGCCAAGACACGCAACACTACCTGGAAGATCAACAACCGCCTCTACGGACCCAGCTCTGTCTCCTTTGCTGATGACTTTGTGAAAAACAGCAAGAAGCACTACAACTACGACCATTCAAAAGTAAACTTCAGGGACAAGAGGAGCGCAGTGAGCTCCATCAACGAGTGGGCAGCCAAGTCGACCGGTGGCAAGCTGCCTGAGGTCACCAAGGATGTGCAGAACCCAGATGGAGCCATGATTGTCAACGCCATGTTCTTCAAGC CTCACTGGGATGAGAAGTTCCACGATAAAATGGTGGACACACGTGGTTTCCTGGTTACCCGCTCATTCACTGTTTCTGTTCCCATGATGCATCGTACAG GTCTGTACGACTTCTACGAGGACACAGAGAACCGCATCTTTGTGCTGAACATGCCTCTGGGCCAGAAGCAGGCCTCTATGATCCTTATCATGCCCTACCACCTGGAGCCCCTGGAACGCCTGGAGAAACTCCTGACCAGGAAGCAGGTGGACACCTGGCTCAGCAAGATGGAGAACAGGGCTGTGGCCATTTCCCTCCCCAAAGTCTCAATGGAAGTCAGCCACAACCTGCAG AAACATCTGGCTGAGCTCGGCCTGACCGAAGCCGTGGACAAAGCCAAGGCTGACTTGTCCAACATCTCTGGAAAGAAGGACCTCTACCTCTCTAACGTCCTCCATGCGTCAGCCCTGGAGCTGGACGTGGATGGAAACCCTTACGACACCAGCATCTTCGGCACCGACAAGCTGAGAAACCCCAAACTCTTCTACGTAGACCACCCCTTCATTTTCTTGGTGAAGGACAACAAGACCAACTCCATCATGTACATCGGCAGAGTGGTTAGGCCTAAAGGAGACAAGATGCGTGATGAGCTATAA